A window of Streptomyces sp. SAI-127 contains these coding sequences:
- a CDS encoding GNAT family N-acetyltransferase — MDISVYRPGELSAADRAAWSAMQSKAHLHDSPGLANPFLSPEFALAVGRCRRGVRIAVVREQGEPAAFFPFQRTAAGVGRAVGLGISDAQGLVHRPGFTWEARELLRACGLAVWEFDHLVEGQGPFEAEASGRFPSPVMDVDQGYETYLAGLRERSPKFTRTTLAKERRLARTASDVRYVHDEHDPAALRVLMGWKSAQYRRTGRSDRFAHEWIARLVEQLFHTRSEPFAGILSVLYADRKPVAAHFGLRTERVLACWFPAYDPEYAKYSPGLILHLRMAEAAAADGVAYLDLGRGQKEYKDSLKTRELTVSEGWVTRRHPVAVGHRVRRVPARALRNAVVARPELFEPADRLLKKVGKIRSGATVTVKPTKT; from the coding sequence GTGGACATCAGCGTGTACCGCCCCGGCGAGCTGAGCGCCGCCGACCGGGCGGCATGGAGCGCGATGCAGTCCAAGGCCCATCTGCACGATTCGCCAGGGCTGGCGAACCCGTTCCTGTCCCCCGAGTTCGCGCTCGCGGTGGGCCGGTGCAGGCGGGGCGTGCGGATCGCCGTCGTACGGGAGCAGGGCGAGCCCGCCGCGTTCTTCCCGTTCCAGAGAACCGCCGCCGGTGTCGGCCGGGCCGTGGGCCTCGGCATCTCGGACGCCCAGGGGCTGGTGCACCGGCCCGGATTCACCTGGGAGGCCCGGGAGTTACTGCGTGCCTGCGGGCTCGCCGTCTGGGAGTTCGACCATCTGGTGGAGGGCCAGGGGCCGTTCGAGGCGGAAGCCTCCGGCAGGTTCCCCTCTCCGGTCATGGACGTCGACCAGGGGTACGAGACGTATCTGGCCGGGCTGCGGGAACGCTCACCGAAGTTCACCCGCACCACACTCGCCAAGGAACGCCGGCTGGCCCGCACGGCGAGCGACGTGCGCTACGTCCATGACGAGCACGACCCGGCCGCCCTGCGCGTCCTGATGGGCTGGAAGTCCGCGCAGTACCGCAGGACCGGCCGCAGCGACCGGTTCGCGCACGAGTGGATCGCCCGGCTGGTGGAGCAGTTGTTCCACACCCGGTCCGAGCCGTTCGCGGGGATCCTGTCGGTGCTGTACGCCGACAGGAAGCCGGTCGCCGCCCACTTCGGGCTGCGCACCGAGCGCGTCCTCGCGTGCTGGTTCCCGGCGTACGACCCGGAGTACGCGAAGTACTCCCCGGGCCTGATCCTGCATCTGCGCATGGCCGAGGCGGCCGCCGCCGACGGCGTCGCGTACCTCGATCTGGGCCGGGGTCAGAAGGAGTACAAGGACTCCCTGAAGACACGGGAACTGACCGTGTCGGAGGGGTGGGTGACCCGTCGGCACCCGGTCGCGGTCGGACACCGCGTCCGCCGGGTTCCGGCGCGGGCACTGCGCAACGCCGTGGTGGCGCGGCCGGAGCTGTT